The following nucleotide sequence is from Neokomagataea tanensis.
GCTCTTGCCCATATTCATAGCGTTGCAGAAAAGCGGAACACCATTCCCATCTTGGCTAATGTGCTTCTTAATTTTGAAGGAAGTACACTACGCCTCACAGCAACGGACATGGAAATCGCCGTTGTTGAAGAAATCGCAGCAGAAGGCCCTACACCGGGTTCCACGACAGTTCCAGCATCAGTTTTATTTGAAATTGTCCGCAAACTCCCTGACGGCATCTCGATAGAGTTCAACCACCCTGAAAGCGATGCACCACTGAAACTGCAGGCAGGGCGGTATGCAACGAACCTCAACGTGCTGCCTGTTGATGACTTTCCTGCTATGGTCGCGGGGGACTTGCCACACCGTTTTGTCGTCCCGGCTGCCACGTTAAAGGGACTGATCGACCGTACAAAGTTCGCTATCTCGACCGAAGAAACGCGTTACTACCTCAACGGGATTTACTTCCACGTTGCTGGTTCGGGTCCAGCTTCCACTTTGCGTGCAGTTGCCACTGATGGCCACCGCCTCGCTCGAGTTGAAGCAGACGTACCGGCCGGTGCAGAAAACATGCCGGGCGTGATTATCCCTCGCAAAACGATTGGCGAACTACGCAAACTTCTTGATGAAGGCGCCGCTGACATCGAAATATCGTTGTCCGAGACACGTATTCAGTTCGGTGCAGGACCAGTCCTTCTGACATCAAAACTGATTGACGGTACCTTCCCAGAATATGAACGCGTAATTCCTAAGGGCAATGATCGTCTTCTGCGTGTGGGAAAAAAAGACTTTGCTGCTTCGGTCGCTCGCGTCGCTGCCATCAGCACAGAACGGTCACGTCCTATTAAGCTGTCTCTTACAACCAACCTCCTCACACTCTCCGCCATCAGCCCTGACCAAGGCGTTGCGCAGGAAGAGTTGGACGAAAACACCGTCACTTACGATGCGCCACCAATAGAAATAGGCTTCCAAGCACGGTATTTGACGGACATCACCGACCAAATTGACGTCGAAGTGGAGTTTGCGTTTGCGGATAGTGCCGCGCCAACACTTGTGCGCGACACGGGCTTCCCATCTGCACTCTATGTTCTTATGCCAATGCGGGTGTAACATTTTATTGTGAGCATACAGCGTCTTACGCTCACAAATTTTCGTAATTACACTCGGCTGACTTGGTCACCCACTCACCCCATTTCTGTCCTAACCGGCTTAAATGGGGCAGGGAAGACGAACCTGCTTGAAGCAATTTCTCTTCTCTCCCCAGGCAAGGGATTGCGGAGTGCCCCTTTGCCTCAACTTTGCCGTGCCGAAGCAAAGGAATGGGGCGTTGCCGCGACAATTCGTCTCAAGAATAATGAGTTAGTCCAGCTCGGAACCGGGGCCAAAAGCGAAGAAAAACGGCGTAGCTTCGTTTTGGACGGTCGTACCATTCGTTCGCAGGCTCAGGCCGCTCCTTATTTTAGTTGCGTGTGGCTCACACCCCAGATGGATAGCCTCTTTCAGGAGGGACCAAGCGGCCGCAGACGTTTTTTAGACCGTCTCGTCATGGCCCTAACACCGGACCATGCCCGGGAAATTTCCGCTCATGAACGATCTATCAGCAGCCGCAATCGCGTGCTGCTGGAGCAACCCCATGCAGAGACGTGGCTTAGCGCTATAGAAGACTCTATTGCGCGGCACGCCACGGCCGCGACTGCCTCCCGTCTTGCTTTAGTCGAGCACATGAACGCGCACAACGCTCTGCCAAGCCTGTTTCCGAAAACACGCCTTACGCTTGATTGCCCCATCGCGCAGCACCTCAAAACGGCACCTGCTCTTCAAGTGGAAGACAGCTTACGTGCCAAGCTAAAAGCTACACGGGCCATTGACCGTGAGCAGCGCATGACATCGCACGGCGCGCACCGGGCTGATCTTGGTATGGCTGACATGGAAACGGAGCGACCGGCGCATCTCTCAAGTAGTGGGCAACAGCGCGCAATATTAACAGGTATTGTTCTGTCTCACGCGGCCCTAATGAGCACGCTAAAAGGACAGACCCCCAGCCTCTTGCTTGATGAGCCTTTACTCCATCTCGATGAAAAGCGCTGTTTAGCCCTTCTGGAAACTCTGAAATCTTTTGGTTCATCCGTCTTTCTTACTGGCACCGACCCGCAATCTTTCAAAGCTTTAGAGGGTGACGCTGCGTTTTTAGCTGTAAAAGACGGACAAGTTCTTACCTCCTGAAAAGGCGCTCTGGCCTAGAGGTGGGGGAGAGGCTATACTGTGGTCAGAATTTACAGTGAGCTTACGGAGACCACCCCGCGCATGTCAGACAGCCAACACCAGCCGGAAAATACAGGCGCGGAGAACGATGACTACGGTGCATCCTCCATTTCAGTTCTCAAGGGACTTGATGCCGTTCGTAAACGCCCGGGCATGTATATTGGCGATACCGACGATGGATCGGGCTTACACCATATGGTGTTCGAAATTATCGACAACGCTGTGGACGAAGCGCAGGCAGGGTTCGCGACAAGCTGCACACTGACTTTAAACGGTGACGGCTCCATCTCCGTGCGTGATGACGGCCGTGGCATCCCGACAGATATGCACCCGGAAGAGGGCGTCAGCGCAGCTGAAGTTGTGCTGACCAAGCTTCACGCTGGCGGCAAATTTAACCAAAATTCCTACAAAGTCTCAGGTGGTCTGCACGGTGTTGGTGCGGCTGTTGTAAATGCCTTGTCCGAATGGATGGAAGTTCGCATCTGGCGGAACGGGCTTGAGCATTTCATCCGCTTCCAACATGGTGAGCGTGACGAAGCCCTGCACGTTGTCGGGCCTTCTGATGAGCCGCGTGGAACACTGGTAACGTTCAAGCCCAGCCGCGATACGTTCACCAAAGTCCAGTTTGATTTCAGCATTCTTGAACGCCGCGTGCGTGAGTTGGCTTTCCTCAACTCCGGAATGGAAATTATTCTGCGTGACGAACGGCACAGCGAAGCAACTGAAACACGCTTCTTTTATGAAGGTGGGCTAAGCGCATTCGCAGAATGGCTGGATGCGTCAAAAACGTCCATCGTTACGCCCCCCATCACGGGCGCCGCAGACCACGCTGATAGCGGTATCCGGGTCGAATTCGCCCTGAGCTGGAACGACACATACCACGAAACCATGCTGTGCTTTACCAACAACATTCCTCAGCGGGATGGGGGCACACATTTGGCGGGCTTCCGACAGGCTCTGACCCGTGTCGTTGGAAAGTACGTCGAAGCGCATTCCAAAAAAGAGGCCAACGCTCTGACGGGCGAGGACATGCGTGAAGGCATGACCGCGGTTCTATCCGTCAAAGTTCCTGACCCTAAATTCTCGTCCCAGACTAAAGATAAGCTCGTTTCATCCGAAGTGCAGCCCGTCGTACAGGGTGCTGCCGCCGATGCCATCGCGCACTGGTTCGAAACGCACCCTAAAGAAGCCAAAGCGATTGTCAGCAAAATCCTTGACGCCGCTTCTGCGCGCGAAGCTGCACGACGTGCCCGCGAATTGACACGCCGTAAGGGCGTATTGGACGTCTCATCACTTCCCGGAAAACTCGCAGACTGTCAGGAGCGTGACGCTTCCAAGGCCGAAGTCTTCATCGTTGAGGGTGACTCCGCTGGTGGCACAGCAAAGCAGGGGCGTGACCGACGTTTCCAGGCGATTTTGCCCCTTCGTGGCAAAATTCTGAACGTTGAACGTGCGCGTTTTGACCGTATGCTGGGTTCCGCGGAAATCGGGACCCTTATTACTGCTTTGGGGACTGGTATTGGCCGAGGCGAAGTAGATCAAGGCGGCTTCTCCGCTGACAAACTTCGCTACCACAAAATCGTCATTATGACGGACGCTGACGTGGACGGCTCTCATATTCGGACGCTGCTATTGACGTTCTTCTTCCGTCAAATGCCGGAATTGATCGAGCGTGGTTATTTGTACATTGCTCAGCCCCCCTTGTATCGTGCCAAGCGCGGACAAGAAGAGCGTTACTTGAAAGATGATGCTGCTCTTGAGCAATATCTCTTAGACAAGGCACTGGCCAACGCGACGCTCCGCTTTGCGGATGACCGAAGCTTCACTGACGAGGCCCTGCACGACCAGGTTGCTTTCCTAAACAACGCAGCACGCAATTTGAACCGCATTGCGACCAAAATACCCGTGTGGATTTTGGAGCAGGCTGCCGTTGCACGCGTGCTGGACGCTAATGTTAGTGCTTCAGCTGAACATGCAACAGACTTCCAGCAACGTTTGGATCGCGCCTCACTCGAAAACGAACGAGGGTGGAAAGTGTCCGTATCGGATACAGGTCTGGAGTGTGCTCGCTCGCTGCGCGGCATCAACGAGATCTATCGTCTAGACAACACTTTACTGCGCTCATCGGAAGCCCGCTGGCTTGCGGCAGAAGGCGCGCGCCTCGCCCGGGACTTCAGTGGCCCAGCGACATTGACGTTAGAGCCACATTCGCATGAACTTTTTGGCCCCGCAGCCATTATGGAACGTATCCTTGCTCAAGGCCGCAAGGGGCTGGCGATCAGCCGCTTTAAAGGCTTGGGCGAAATGAACGACGAACAGCTTTGGCACACAACGCTTGATCCAGCGACCCGCACACTACTGCAGGTCAAAATCGGCGATGTCGAAGAAGCAGGCCAGGTCTTCTCCACTCTCATGGGGGATGTAGTTGAACCACGCCGTGACTTTATTGTCGGAAACGCTCTGAAGGTTGCAAATCTCGATGTCTAAACGAACATGGCGGCATGTGATGGCGGCAACGCTCTCACTTTCAGGTTTTATCGGTACTGCATGGGCACAAAACGCAGCCCCCGTCAGTGCTCATGAAAAGTTTGCCGCTTATGTTCATGATCTGCATGCGCTGGACACGGAAGTGTCCTTCGCAACTCAGCCTTGGGGCTATGGTGGTAATGCGCATATTCATTCAATCGGTATGATTGGGTGGTTCGTGCGCATGAACATCACTGCACGGATGGAAGGGCATTTTGGCCCCGACAATAGCGTGGCACCCATCTTATACGATAGCGCAGGCCTTTCACGCGGTGCGCAGCGCCATGTCCACCTAGACTATAAGGACGGAACCCCAACCGTCACCGTGCACACCCCTGAAGAAACTGACCGTGAACCTGTCCCGAGTTCGGACCTTCCCGGAACAATCGATACTTTCAGCGGCATGATCCGCTTGCTGCAAACGATGCGTAGCACTGGCCAATGCAACGGCTCCGCCAATGTCTTTGATGGTGCACGGCTTACACACCTCACTGTGCACGGCCCTGTGGCGGACAACGTGCCGGAAGATCATGACCAGATCGAAAAAGGCGCAGCATTGCGCTGCGACTTTATCGGCCAGCAAACTGCAGGCTTCATCAAAGATTCTCCCAACCGGGCAAAAATGGCGGCACCTCAACCCGGAGCCGTCTGGTTCAAGGACGTAAATGGCTTTGGCCTTCTGCCGGTCCGTGTAGAGTTCGAACACCCTAAACTGGGCCATATCAGCCTCGTCTTACAGACGCCTATTTCGCATTAAGCGAACAGCATAGCCCTAACTGTGCAACAATTGGCAATGCGAAGTGATTGCCAGTTAAGTGGTCAAGAAATTGACGGAAAGCACTAGGTTCGTTACCCGGATAAGAACATGACTAGCACCTCACGCCCCCTGACCGCTGTTATCCTCGCTGCAGGACTTGGCACGCGGATGAAGTCCCGCCTGCCTAAGGCTCTGCATCGCTTGGCAAACAGGCCGATGATCAATCATCTGATTGATACCGTGCAGCAGGTGGCTGACGATATTGTCGTGGTCGTCGGGCCAGACATGCCCGCCCTCGAAAAAGCTGCTCACCCGCACCGCTCTGTCGTCCAAACCGAGCGCCTCGGTACTGGGCATGCCGCGCGCACAGCCGAACCATTCTTTGGTGAGGGCGATGTTATTATCCTCAACGCTGATAATCCGCTTATTTCGAGCGAGACGCTTCATAATTTGTTGTCCGCCCGGAAGAATGGTGCCGCATTAGCAATGTTGGGCATGCGCCCAAAAGACCCAGCCCGTTATGGCCGCGTGGTTGAAGCCAACGGGAACGTCCAGCGTATTGTTGAGTATAAAGATGCAACCGACGAAGAGCGTGGCATCGGCTTATGCAACGCTGGGGCTTTTTGCGCCTCTGCTCAGGACTTGCGCGTTTGGCTGAGCCAAATTGACAACAAAAATGCCCAAAACGAATATTATCTGACGGATGTTGTCGCGTTGGCTGCACAGAGCCGCACAGTGCAATGTGTTGTCGCTGACGAAGCGGAGCTTGCGGGCGTGAATTCACGCGCTGAACTCGCTCAAGTTGAGCACAGTATCCAACAACGTCTGCGCGCTGCCGCCATGGCGAACGGCGCTACACTCGTAGCGCCCGAGACGGTGTTTTTTAGTGCCGACACGGTTATTGAAACCGATGTCACGATCGAACCAAACGTCTTTTTTGGCCCCGGCGTTACAGTCCGTAGCGACAGCATTATCCGTGCTTTTTCTCACCTTGAAAACTGCACCATTGGCGAAGCTGTGTCTATTGGGCCATACGCACGTATACGTCCGGGCACTATCTGCGAAAAAGGCAGCCATGTCGGTAATTTCGTTGAACTCAAAAATGTAACCCTAGGGGCTGGTGCCAAAGCAAACCACCTTACATATCTCGGTGACGCCAGCATCGGCGCTGCGACCAATATCGGGGCAGGGACTATTACCTGCAACTATGACGGGGTTTTCAAACACCGGACCACTATCGGCGCCAACGGCTTTATCGGATCAAATGCTATTTTGGTTGCCCCTGTAAATATCGGCGATGAGGCTCTCATCGCCGCAGGAAGCGTAATCACGGCAAACGTATCTGACGGCGCAATGGCTTTTGGTCGTGCCAGACAAACTGAAAAAACAGAACGCGGACGCGAGACGATGACCGCACTGCGCAAGAAAAAGGAGCAAGGCTAATGTGCGGTATTTGCGGTGTAGTCGGACATAAACCAGCCACCCCTATTATTTTTGAAGCACTTCGCCGCTTGGAATATCGCGGCTATGATTCCGCAGGGATCGCCGTTCTCAATGATAGTGGCGACCTTGAACGCCGCCGTGCAGCTGGCAAGCTTGACAACCTTGGAGCCGTGCTAGGCGAAGCACCACTAACCGGCATAACCGGCATTGGGCACACACGTTGGGCAACCCACGGAGCTCCGACAACCAATAACGCACATCCACACACGACCGATCGTGTCGCAGTGGTGCATAACGGTATCATCGAGAACTTTGCTGAACTGAAAGCAGAACTGATCGAAGTTGGCCACCGCTTTGCCTCTGATACAGATACAGAAACTATCGTTCACCTTGTTGACCATTATCTTCAACAGGGTCTCCTCCCTAAAGAAGCAGCTTTCAAAACAATCAGCCGCCTCGAGGGGGCTTACGCGCTAGCGCTCATCTTTAAAGATCATGACGGTTTGCTAATTGGCGCAAAGCACGGCGCACCGCTTGGCGTAGGCTATGGTGAAGGGGAAACCTTTCTTGGCTCAGACAGTTTAGCACTGGCACCTTTAGCCAGCCGGATATCCTACCTCGAAGACGGGGACTGGTGCGTTCTCACCCCGGAAGGGGCAACCCTGTACAACGCGCAAGGGGAAGAAATAACGCGCACAGTGCATAATGTAGCGTTCATGGCAGGCCAGGTCGGTAAAGACGGCTACCGCCATTACATGGAAAAAGAACTGCACGAGCATCCTGTAGCAATAGGCCAAACCCTACAGCGTATAACCGACCCGGCAGCGAAAAAAATCGCTCTCCCAGCACTGCCTTTTGAT
It contains:
- the dnaN gene encoding DNA polymerase III subunit beta — protein: MKFTVDRTLLQRALAHIHSVAEKRNTIPILANVLLNFEGSTLRLTATDMEIAVVEEIAAEGPTPGSTTVPASVLFEIVRKLPDGISIEFNHPESDAPLKLQAGRYATNLNVLPVDDFPAMVAGDLPHRFVVPAATLKGLIDRTKFAISTEETRYYLNGIYFHVAGSGPASTLRAVATDGHRLARVEADVPAGAENMPGVIIPRKTIGELRKLLDEGAADIEISLSETRIQFGAGPVLLTSKLIDGTFPEYERVIPKGNDRLLRVGKKDFAASVARVAAISTERSRPIKLSLTTNLLTLSAISPDQGVAQEELDENTVTYDAPPIEIGFQARYLTDITDQIDVEVEFAFADSAAPTLVRDTGFPSALYVLMPMRV
- the recF gene encoding DNA replication/repair protein RecF (All proteins in this family for which functions are known are DNA-binding proteins that assist the filamentation of RecA onto DNA for the initiation of recombination or recombinational repair.) translates to MSIQRLTLTNFRNYTRLTWSPTHPISVLTGLNGAGKTNLLEAISLLSPGKGLRSAPLPQLCRAEAKEWGVAATIRLKNNELVQLGTGAKSEEKRRSFVLDGRTIRSQAQAAPYFSCVWLTPQMDSLFQEGPSGRRRFLDRLVMALTPDHAREISAHERSISSRNRVLLEQPHAETWLSAIEDSIARHATAATASRLALVEHMNAHNALPSLFPKTRLTLDCPIAQHLKTAPALQVEDSLRAKLKATRAIDREQRMTSHGAHRADLGMADMETERPAHLSSSGQQRAILTGIVLSHAALMSTLKGQTPSLLLDEPLLHLDEKRCLALLETLKSFGSSVFLTGTDPQSFKALEGDAAFLAVKDGQVLTS
- the gyrB gene encoding DNA topoisomerase (ATP-hydrolyzing) subunit B — translated: MSDSQHQPENTGAENDDYGASSISVLKGLDAVRKRPGMYIGDTDDGSGLHHMVFEIIDNAVDEAQAGFATSCTLTLNGDGSISVRDDGRGIPTDMHPEEGVSAAEVVLTKLHAGGKFNQNSYKVSGGLHGVGAAVVNALSEWMEVRIWRNGLEHFIRFQHGERDEALHVVGPSDEPRGTLVTFKPSRDTFTKVQFDFSILERRVRELAFLNSGMEIILRDERHSEATETRFFYEGGLSAFAEWLDASKTSIVTPPITGAADHADSGIRVEFALSWNDTYHETMLCFTNNIPQRDGGTHLAGFRQALTRVVGKYVEAHSKKEANALTGEDMREGMTAVLSVKVPDPKFSSQTKDKLVSSEVQPVVQGAAADAIAHWFETHPKEAKAIVSKILDAASAREAARRARELTRRKGVLDVSSLPGKLADCQERDASKAEVFIVEGDSAGGTAKQGRDRRFQAILPLRGKILNVERARFDRMLGSAEIGTLITALGTGIGRGEVDQGGFSADKLRYHKIVIMTDADVDGSHIRTLLLTFFFRQMPELIERGYLYIAQPPLYRAKRGQEERYLKDDAALEQYLLDKALANATLRFADDRSFTDEALHDQVAFLNNAARNLNRIATKIPVWILEQAAVARVLDANVSASAEHATDFQQRLDRASLENERGWKVSVSDTGLECARSLRGINEIYRLDNTLLRSSEARWLAAEGARLARDFSGPATLTLEPHSHELFGPAAIMERILAQGRKGLAISRFKGLGEMNDEQLWHTTLDPATRTLLQVKIGDVEEAGQVFSTLMGDVVEPRRDFIVGNALKVANLDV
- a CDS encoding DUF3108 domain-containing protein; this encodes MSKRTWRHVMAATLSLSGFIGTAWAQNAAPVSAHEKFAAYVHDLHALDTEVSFATQPWGYGGNAHIHSIGMIGWFVRMNITARMEGHFGPDNSVAPILYDSAGLSRGAQRHVHLDYKDGTPTVTVHTPEETDREPVPSSDLPGTIDTFSGMIRLLQTMRSTGQCNGSANVFDGARLTHLTVHGPVADNVPEDHDQIEKGAALRCDFIGQQTAGFIKDSPNRAKMAAPQPGAVWFKDVNGFGLLPVRVEFEHPKLGHISLVLQTPISH
- the glmU gene encoding bifunctional UDP-N-acetylglucosamine diphosphorylase/glucosamine-1-phosphate N-acetyltransferase GlmU, with product MTSTSRPLTAVILAAGLGTRMKSRLPKALHRLANRPMINHLIDTVQQVADDIVVVVGPDMPALEKAAHPHRSVVQTERLGTGHAARTAEPFFGEGDVIILNADNPLISSETLHNLLSARKNGAALAMLGMRPKDPARYGRVVEANGNVQRIVEYKDATDEERGIGLCNAGAFCASAQDLRVWLSQIDNKNAQNEYYLTDVVALAAQSRTVQCVVADEAELAGVNSRAELAQVEHSIQQRLRAAAMANGATLVAPETVFFSADTVIETDVTIEPNVFFGPGVTVRSDSIIRAFSHLENCTIGEAVSIGPYARIRPGTICEKGSHVGNFVELKNVTLGAGAKANHLTYLGDASIGAATNIGAGTITCNYDGVFKHRTTIGANGFIGSNAILVAPVNIGDEALIAAGSVITANVSDGAMAFGRARQTEKTERGRETMTALRKKKEQG